The Fusarium graminearum PH-1 chromosome 2, whole genome shotgun sequence genome includes a region encoding these proteins:
- a CDS encoding dihydroxyacetone synthase, producing the protein MAPSAIAPETQYDHTALSNVVKLIKNDDARTIDLALRQFRCLIADLCEQFKGGHPGGAMGMAAIGLALWKYIMQYSPNDPDYFNRDRFVLSNGHTCLFQYTFLHLVGYKAMTFDHLKSYHSSNYDSLAPGHPEIEHEGIEVTTGPLGQGIANAVGLAMATKNLAATYNKPNFELVNNMTYCMIGDACLQEGVALEAIQLAGHWKLNNLVVMYDNNQITCDGSVDLCNTEDVNAKMRACGWDVIEVEDGCYDVEGIVKALIKAKASTDKPTFINIHTVIGVGSKVAGDAKAHGVAFSPEGVKAVKEHFGMDTDKQYVVSDEVYTFFRDRKARGDRLVEDWNILVDCYAKEYPELHQEFIKRVEGRFTEDWRSIIPAKESLPTTPTPSRKSAGIICNPLAAKLKNFMVGTADLSPSVNMIWKDKVDFQHPELRTTCGINGDYSGRYIHWGIREHAMASISNGLAAYSKGTILPVTSSFFMFYIYAAPGVRMGALQNLQAIHIATHDSIGTGEDGPTHQPIALPALYRSMPNILYIRPCDTEETAGAFITALEAKDTPSIISLSRQNLEQYPQHSSREGTQKGAYVFIEDEDADVTLIGVGAEMVFAVKTREVLKNKFGIRARIVSFPCQRLFNSQPLEYKRQVLQYRSNAPRVVIEAYAVNGWERYADAGYSMSTFGKSLPGKDAYKYFGFDETVIAPEVARLVEEVKEEGIESLRGEFRDLNNVTHEH; encoded by the exons ATGGCACCCAGTGCAATTGCCCCAGAGACACAATATGACCACACAGCCCTATCCAACGTCGTcaaattgatcaagaacGATGACGCCCGGACAATTGATCTTGCTTTGCGGCAATTCCGTTGCTTGATTGCTGATCTATGCGAACAATTCAAGGGCGGCCATCCTGG AGGTGCCATGGGAATGGCTGCTATTGGCCTCGCCCTCTGGAAATACATAATGCAGTACTCGCCTAACGACCCGGACTACTTCAACCGCGATCGCTTCGTTCTCTCAAACGGCCACACATGTCTCTTCCAGTACACATTCCTTCATCTCGTCGGCTACAAGGCCATGACATTTGACCACCTCAAGTCCTATCACTCTTCCAACTACGACTCTCTAGCGCCAGGACATCCCGAAATCGAGCATGAAGGAATTGAAGTGACGACCGGTCCTCTCGGTCAAGGCATTGCCAACGCAGTCGGTCTCGCCATGGCTACCAAGAACCTCGCCGCCACTTACAACAAGCCCAATTTCGAACTCGTCAATAACATGACTTACTGCATGATTGGAGACGCATGCCTTCAAGAAGGAGTTGCTCTTGAAGCTATCCAGTTGGCGGGCCACTggaagctcaacaacctcgtcGTCATGTACGACAATAACCAAATCACCTGCGACGGTAGCGTTGATCTCTGCAACACCGAAGATGTCAACGCCAAGATGCGTGCTTGCGGCTGGGATGTGATTGAGGTCGAGGACGGCTGCTACGATGTTGAGGGTATCGTCAAGGCCCTCATTAAAGCCAAAGCCAGCACTGACAAGCCcacattcatcaacatccacaCTGTCATCGGTGTTGGGAGCAAGGTTGCTGGTGATGCCAAGGCTCACGGTGTTGCCTTTAGTCCTGAAGGTGTCAAGGCCGTAAAGGAGCACTTCGGCATGGATACCGACAAGCAGTATGTCGTCTCTGATGAGGTCTATACCTTCTTCCGTGACCGCAAAGCCCGCGGCGATCGCCTTGTAGAAGACTGGAACATTCTCGTCGATTGCTACGCCAAAGAGTACCCTGAGCTCCACCAAGAGTTCATCAAGCGGGTTGAGGGTCGTTTCACTGAAGATTGGCGGAGTATTATCCCCGCCAAGGAGTCCCTGCCTACTACTCCCACCCCTTCTCGAAAGTCTGCCGGAATAATCTGTAACCCCCTGGCTGCTAAGCTCAAGAACTTCATGGTTGGCACAGCTGATCTGTCGCCCTCTGTTAACATGATCTGGAAAGACAAGGTCGACTTCCAACAT CCCGAGCTCAGGACCACATGCGGCATCAATGGAGACTACTCCGGCCGCTATATCCACTGGGGAATTCGTGAGCACGCAatggcctccatctcgaaCGGTCTGGCCGCCTACAGCAAAGGCACCATCCTCCCTGTCACATCTAGCTTCTTCATGTTTTACATCTACGCCGCCCCTGGTGTCCGCATGGGTGCGCTCCAAAACCTCCAGGCCATCCATATCGCCACCCATGACTCTATTGGTACCGGTGAAGATGGCCCTACTCACCAACCTATCGCTTTGCCTGCTCTCTATCGTTCAATGCCCAACATACTTTACATCCGGCCTTGCGACACGGAGGAGACGGCCGGTGCCTTTATCACCGCCCTGGAGGCGAAGGACACCCCATCTATCATCTCCCTCTCCCGACAAAACCTTGAGCAGTACCCTCAGCACTCGAGCCGTGAAGGTACCCAGAAAGGTGCATATGTCTTtatcgaggatgaggatgccGATGTCACCCTGATCGGCGTTGGTGCTGAGATGGTCTTTGCCGTCAAGACTCGCgaggtcctcaagaacaagttcGGCATCAGAGCCCGTATCGTCTCCTTTCCCTGCCAACGCCTCTTCAACTCTCAGCCTCTTGAATACAAGAGGCAGGTTCTCCAGTATCGCTCCAACGCTCCCCGCGTTGTAATCGAAGCATATGCCGTTAATGGCTGGGAGAGATACGCCGATGCTGGCTATTCCATGTCAACATTCGGCAAGTCGCTACCTGGAAAGGACGCATACAAGTACTTTGGTTTTGACGAGACTGTGATTGCTCCAGAGGTTGCTAGACTTGTagaagaggtcaaggaggagggCATCGAGAGTCTGCGGGGCGAGTTTCGGGACCTTAACAATGTGACACATGAACACTAA